Proteins encoded within one genomic window of bacterium:
- the trpB gene encoding tryptophan synthase subunit beta: MEKVLPDKSGYFGIFGGKFVPETLMSVLKELERVYNRAKRDKSFKDELKYYLSEYGGRPTPLYFARNLTEKLGGAKIYLKREDLCHTGAHKINNTLGQALLAKRMGKRRIIAETGAGQHGVATATVSALLGLECEIYMGTEDIKRQSLNVFKMELLGAKVIPVSSGTKTLKDAINETIRDWVANVRTTHYLLGSCVGPHPYPMMVRDFQSVIGKEVKRQIREKEGRLPDYLIACVGGGSNSLGLFHPFYKDAVKFIGVEAAGLGIKSGRHAASLYAGEIGILHGSKSYVLHDSNGQILPTHSVAPGLDYPGVGPEHSFYKKTGRADYFAVTDKEALEAFHLLSETEGIIPALEPAHALAYLMKIAKDTNKDEIIVLCLSGRGDKDVEIVKG; the protein is encoded by the coding sequence ATGGAAAAGGTTTTACCAGACAAGTCAGGCTATTTCGGTATCTTTGGAGGAAAGTTTGTTCCCGAGACCTTGATGTCTGTCCTCAAGGAGCTTGAGCGAGTTTACAATAGGGCAAAGAGGGACAAAAGTTTTAAGGATGAACTCAAATACTACCTCTCGGAATATGGGGGAAGACCCACACCATTATATTTTGCCAGAAACCTGACAGAGAAGCTGGGTGGTGCGAAGATATATCTTAAAAGAGAAGACCTCTGCCATACGGGCGCCCACAAGATAAATAATACTCTTGGTCAGGCACTTTTGGCAAAGAGGATGGGTAAGAGAAGAATCATTGCTGAGACAGGAGCTGGTCAACACGGAGTAGCCACAGCTACTGTTTCTGCCCTTTTAGGACTGGAATGCGAAATTTATATGGGAACTGAGGATATAAAGAGGCAATCGCTTAATGTTTTTAAGATGGAACTTTTAGGAGCGAAAGTTATTCCAGTCTCTTCGGGAACTAAAACCTTAAAGGATGCAATCAACGAGACGATTAGGGACTGGGTTGCCAATGTAAGAACAACGCATTATCTTTTAGGCTCCTGTGTTGGTCCGCATCCTTATCCCATGATGGTAAGGGATTTTCAGTCAGTTATTGGTAAGGAGGTCAAGCGCCAGATACGGGAAAAGGAAGGACGGTTGCCCGATTATTTGATAGCCTGTGTGGGCGGTGGAAGTAACTCTCTTGGCTTATTTCACCCTTTTTATAAAGATGCAGTAAAGTTTATCGGAGTGGAAGCAGCTGGGTTAGGAATAAAAAGTGGCAGACACGCTGCTTCTCTATATGCGGGAGAGATAGGAATACTGCATGGTTCAAAGAGTTATGTTCTCCATGACAGCAATGGGCAAATTCTTCCCACACATTCTGTTGCTCCTGGCTTAGATTATCCAGGAGTTGGACCTGAACACAGTTTTTATAAGAAGACAGGCCGTGCCGATTACTTTGCTGTTACGGATAAGGAGGCACTGGAGGCTTTCCACCTACTCTCTGAAACCGAAGGCATTATTCCCGCGCTGGAACCGGCTCACGCTTTGGCCTACTTGATGAAAATAGCGAAGGATACTAATAAAGATGAGATAATTGTTCTTTGTCTCTCCGGTCGGGGAGATAAAGATGTAGAGATAGTTAAGGGATGA
- the accD gene encoding acetyl-CoA carboxylase, carboxyltransferase subunit beta, translating to MPVEEPGGKKSVPGGLWTKCEKCNEIIYNKELEKNFKICPKCGYYFRLTPKQRIRLLLDRGSFRENYANLKPSDPLGFVAVQSYKNKVKQDQKKTGSIEAVISGEGRIGKHKVAIAILDFDFMGGSMASVVGEKVTRLIEKAIKKRIPVVIVSSSGGARMQEGVLSLMQMAKTSAALGLLDRGKIPFISILTNPTTGGVSASFAMLGDVIIAEPRALIGFAGPRVIEQTIRQKLPEGFQTSEFLLKHGLIDMIVERKDLKNTIVRILNLFSSR from the coding sequence ATGCCAGTTGAAGAACCCGGTGGTAAAAAGAGTGTGCCAGGTGGTCTGTGGACGAAGTGTGAAAAGTGTAACGAGATAATTTATAACAAGGAACTGGAAAAGAATTTTAAGATTTGTCCTAAGTGTGGTTATTACTTTCGATTGACGCCAAAACAGCGCATTAGGTTACTTCTGGACAGAGGAAGTTTCCGGGAGAATTACGCCAATCTTAAACCTAGCGACCCCCTGGGGTTTGTTGCTGTTCAGTCTTACAAAAACAAGGTGAAGCAAGACCAGAAGAAGACAGGATCGATTGAGGCAGTTATTAGTGGCGAAGGTAGAATAGGCAAACACAAGGTAGCTATAGCTATTTTAGATTTTGACTTCATGGGCGGGAGTATGGCTTCCGTGGTGGGGGAAAAGGTGACTCGCCTAATCGAAAAAGCAATCAAGAAAAGAATTCCGGTAGTTATTGTCTCTTCTTCCGGTGGGGCAAGGATGCAGGAAGGAGTTCTTTCCCTAATGCAGATGGCAAAGACAAGTGCAGCCCTGGGTCTTTTAGATCGGGGAAAGATACCCTTTATTTCCATTTTAACTAATCCTACTACAGGCGGGGTAAGTGCAAGTTTTGCCATGTTGGGTGATGTAATTATTGCCGAACCCAGAGCACTTATCGGCTTTGCTGGCCCGCGGGTTATCGAACAGACCATAAGGCAAAAATTACCTGAGGGATTTCAGACTTCAGAATTCTTATTAAAACATGGTTTAATAGATATGATAGTGGAAAGGAAAGATTTAAAGAACACTATTGTTAGAATATTAAATCTTTTTTCATCCAGATAA
- a CDS encoding phosphoribosylanthranilate isomerase, with product MVRIKICGITNEKDALWAVNLGVDYIGFNFYKNSPRKISPKLVAQIIGKLPSFTQPVGVFVNEEMKAVKRIAEKCRLNLVQFHGEESPEYCRELQAQSPRLKIIKAFRIRNKESLEGMEKYSVDYYLLDSYVSGIEGGTGEVFNWDLAAEAKQFDKPVFLAGGLTPDNITQAIEKVNPYGVDVASGVERTPRRKDYDLMREFINRIRTKKL from the coding sequence ATGGTCAGGATAAAAATTTGTGGCATTACTAATGAGAAGGATGCCTTGTGGGCAGTCAATCTGGGAGTCGATTACATAGGCTTCAATTTTTACAAGAATAGCCCTCGCAAAATTTCTCCAAAATTGGTAGCCCAGATTATTGGAAAACTCCCCTCCTTCACCCAGCCTGTGGGCGTTTTTGTAAACGAAGAGATGAAAGCAGTCAAGAGGATTGCCGAAAAATGCAGGCTCAATCTGGTGCAGTTTCATGGTGAGGAGAGCCCTGAATACTGTCGAGAGTTGCAAGCGCAGAGTCCGAGACTAAAGATAATTAAAGCATTCAGGATAAGAAATAAAGAAAGTCTGGAAGGGATGGAAAAGTACAGTGTAGATTATTATCTTCTTGATTCCTATGTTTCGGGGATAGAGGGAGGGACGGGAGAAGTTTTTAACTGGGATCTGGCAGCGGAGGCAAAGCAGTTTGACAAGCCAGTATTTCTGGCGGGAGGTCTTACTCCTGATAACATAACTCAAGCTATAGAAAAGGTTAATCCCTATGGTGTAGATGTAGCCAGTGGTGTAGAGAGGACTCCCCGACGAAAAGATTACGACCTCATGCGTGAATTCATAAATCGAATTAGAACAAAAAAACTATAA
- the trpA gene encoding tryptophan synthase subunit alpha → MNRIDSKFGELNREGRKALITFITAGDPDLDTTFELVLEMERKGADVVELGVPFSDPLADGATIQRASQRALNNKVRLRDILKLVYKLRRKTEIPIVLMSYLNPIYKYGLEEFATTCRKTGVDGVIIPDLVPEEAEEWLTVARLNKLSTIFLAAPTSPLERIKKIASKSTGFLYYVSLTGVTGARDKLNSNIIEALKAIKRITNKPVACGFGISNPQQARKVSRYSDGVIVGSAIIDLIEKSTTRKAILRNVGNFVASLHQKMVGD, encoded by the coding sequence ATGAACAGGATTGACAGTAAATTTGGAGAGTTAAACAGAGAGGGTAGAAAGGCTTTAATCACTTTTATTACTGCCGGTGACCCAGATTTAGATACGACCTTTGAGTTAGTTTTGGAGATGGAGAGGAAAGGCGCAGATGTCGTTGAGTTAGGTGTCCCTTTCTCTGACCCCTTGGCTGATGGCGCTACCATTCAGAGAGCATCCCAGAGAGCGTTAAATAATAAGGTAAGATTAAGAGATATACTCAAATTGGTCTATAAATTGAGAAGGAAGACAGAGATTCCCATCGTTCTGATGAGTTATTTGAATCCTATTTACAAGTATGGGTTGGAAGAATTTGCCACAACGTGTAGAAAAACGGGCGTAGATGGGGTTATCATTCCCGACCTTGTGCCCGAAGAAGCAGAAGAGTGGCTGACGGTGGCGCGGTTGAATAAATTATCTACGATTTTTCTGGCTGCTCCCACTAGCCCGCTGGAGAGGATAAAAAAGATTGCCAGCAAAAGCACCGGCTTCTTATATTATGTATCTTTAACTGGTGTGACCGGTGCTCGCGATAAATTGAATAGCAATATAATTGAGGCTTTAAAAGCTATTAAAAGGATAACTAATAAACCTGTAGCCTGCGGCTTTGGAATCTCCAATCCCCAACAGGCACGAAAAGTATCCAGATATAGCGATGGTGTTATTGTGGGTAGTGCGATTATAGATTTGATTGAAAAGAGCACCACCAGAAAGGCTATATTAAGGAATGTGGGTAATTTTGTTGCATCTTTACACCAGAAAATGGTAGGTGATTAG